The genomic segment ATTAATTTAAAGAAATTTAATTTAGACCATAAGATCAAGATTGAAGAAGGCGACTGCTTAGAGATTTTAGAAAAATTAAATGAACCTTTTGATTTGATTTTTATGGATGCAGGCAAAGGTCATTATAACCACTTTTTGCCACACTGTTTAAGATTACTTAATCCAGATGGAGTAATAGTTGCTGATAATGTTTTATTTAGAGGTATGGTGGCATCACAAGAATTAGTTAAAAGAAGAAAAATTACAATAGTAAAGAGAATGAGGACTTATTTGGAATTAGTTACTCAAGATGAAAACTTAATTACATCTGTCATACCAATGGGAGATGGGATTGCAGTTACAAAGAGGAGGTAAATTAAAATGATAAGACCAGAAATTTTAGCACCAGCAGGAAATTTAGATAAACTTAAAATAGCAATAGATTTTGGAGCAGACGCTGTATATCTTGGAGGAAGTAAATTAAATTTAAGAGCATTTGCAGATAATTTTACTAATGAACAATTAAAAGAAGGAGTGAAATACGCTCATGATAGAAATAGAAAAGTTTATGTAACTATGAATGTTTTCCCTCATAATGCGGATTTAGGTGGAGTAGAGGATTACATAAAAGAATTATATGAAACCGGTGTTGATGCAATAATAGCATCAGATCCAGCAATAATTTCAGCAGCTAGAGAAGTTGCACCAAATTTAGAGATTCACTTAAGCACTCAAGCTAATAATGTTAACTGGAGAGCAGCTAAGTTTTGGTATGAACAAGGTGTTAAGAGAATAGTAATGGCTAGAGAGCTTAGCTTAACTGAGATAAAAGAAATGAGAGATAACTTACCAGAGGAATGTGAGATTGAAGCATTTGTGCATGGTTCTATGTGTATAAGTTACTCAGGAAGATGTTTAATTTCTAATTATATGGTTGGAAGAGATGCTAATAGAGGAGCTTGTGCCCAAGCATGTAGATTTAAATATCATTTGGTAGAAGAAAAGAGACCAAATGAATTTTATCCAGTAGTTGAAGATGAAAATGGAACATACATAATGAATTCAAAAGACTTATGTATGATTGAACATATAGACGATGTTATAAAGGCTGGAGTATACTCTCTAAAAATAGAAGGACGAATGAAGAGTCTATATTATGTTGCAGCAGTAGTTAAATCATATAGGCAGGCAGTGGATGCGTATATGAAAGATCCAGATAATTATAAATTCGATCCAAAGTGGATGGAAAATTTAAATAAAGTAAGTCATAGAGTTTATCATACAGGTTTTTACTATGGCCAAAGTGGAGAGCAAGTATACGAAGATTCAGCGTATATAAGGCATGCAGATATAATAGGAATAGTAAGAGCATACGATGAAGAAACAAAAATAGCAACCATTGAACAAAAAAATAAAGTGTTAAATGGTGATACAGTAGAAGTTTTAAGACCAGAAGGAGATAATTTCGAAGTTGTTCTTCATGATATGACAGAAGAAAACGGAACTCCAATAGAGTCGGCAAATAGAGCGAAAATGATATACAAAGTAAGAGTAGATATTCCTCTAAAAGAAAAAGATTTAATAGTTAAAGACAAAGAATAGTTTATTTAATGGGAGGTTGTTCCTCTTTTGCTACTCCAAATCTCACATTTGGAGTAGTCTAAAGGGGTGCAATCTCCCGTTTTGTGCTTTCAGCGAAATTTTCATAGTCCTGTGAAATAACAATGTTTTTACTTTCGGTGGATTATTGCATAAGTCCAGATATTTTGAATAAAACACCTTATTTAAGGCTAGAATTTAAGCTAGAGAGGGAGGTGTTTTTCATTTTTACTGAAAAATTTGATAGAAATAAGAGATTGATTCAGATTCTAGCTGTGCTTATGACTGTAATTGTTATGTTAACAGCGCGTTTAACAATATTGCAAATATATCCATCTGAAAGAGTTGTGAGTTCTTATCAAAATCACCAAGAAGAAAATATTAGCAATATGAATTATATGATTTTA from the Clostridium beijerinckii genome contains:
- a CDS encoding O-methyltransferase, with amino-acid sequence MSEITYDYMEEYIRSLIPEREGTLKEIEAFARENGVPIVQKETGVFLEFMTSMKKPKRILELGTAIGFSSILMYQAAGTEPEIVTIERDERMIELANINLKKFNLDHKIKIEEGDCLEILEKLNEPFDLIFMDAGKGHYNHFLPHCLRLLNPDGVIVADNVLFRGMVASQELVKRRKITIVKRMRTYLELVTQDENLITSVIPMGDGIAVTKRR
- a CDS encoding peptidase U32 family protein translates to MIRPEILAPAGNLDKLKIAIDFGADAVYLGGSKLNLRAFADNFTNEQLKEGVKYAHDRNRKVYVTMNVFPHNADLGGVEDYIKELYETGVDAIIASDPAIISAAREVAPNLEIHLSTQANNVNWRAAKFWYEQGVKRIVMARELSLTEIKEMRDNLPEECEIEAFVHGSMCISYSGRCLISNYMVGRDANRGACAQACRFKYHLVEEKRPNEFYPVVEDENGTYIMNSKDLCMIEHIDDVIKAGVYSLKIEGRMKSLYYVAAVVKSYRQAVDAYMKDPDNYKFDPKWMENLNKVSHRVYHTGFYYGQSGEQVYEDSAYIRHADIIGIVRAYDEETKIATIEQKNKVLNGDTVEVLRPEGDNFEVVLHDMTEENGTPIESANRAKMIYKVRVDIPLKEKDLIVKDKE